One segment of Paenibacillus rhizovicinus DNA contains the following:
- a CDS encoding ABC transporter substrate-binding protein — MSKGLGVKMSVLLVIAVMLLSACDSSGAKNNAGSANAAGDKGSAGATNAAGDKNAETKAADGGELTYALATSPDSLDPARSGLAVSVRVFRTIYDSLVAQLPDNTIKPWLATEWTISPDGKSYTFKLRKDVKFQDGTPFNAEAVKYSFDRILDPATKAANASALLKPYQSSEIIDDYTIKLNLETPSVAFLGNLSQAMLGIVSPTAAKQSGDQFGKNPVGTGPFSFVKWEDNTDIQVKRNPDYAWAPELVENKGAAHLDTIDFKIIPEEATRIGSVQSGQVKAIETVPPQNVVSLKSDNKLQVLQVNTAGLPYTLFFNQTAAHAPWNELKARQAVQYAVDIDSIVKSLYLGTYQRAWSPLSPNTFGYDPSLENGIKPDLDKANQLLDELGWTKGSDGIREKDGKKLTLHYVDGSPNREKRNDIAAIIQQQLKKVGIDVQVEITKDVATVVYTNWAYDLYGNSQVNSDPAALNSFYHTTAPDARPSLSHLADPALDKLLEQGAIESDPAKRKEIYVKVQHAIIDNAAILPIYVFPYTVAATKDLSGLKFDSLGYPLFNDASLAQK, encoded by the coding sequence ATGAGTAAAGGTTTAGGGGTCAAAATGAGTGTGCTTCTGGTCATCGCGGTTATGCTTTTATCGGCATGCGATTCATCCGGAGCAAAGAATAACGCAGGCTCGGCGAACGCTGCCGGAGATAAGGGCAGCGCGGGCGCAACCAATGCGGCAGGAGACAAGAACGCCGAGACGAAGGCCGCCGACGGCGGCGAGCTGACTTACGCGCTGGCCACCTCGCCGGATTCCCTCGATCCTGCCCGCAGCGGGCTGGCCGTATCCGTGCGGGTATTCCGCACTATCTACGACAGTCTCGTAGCGCAGCTGCCGGATAACACGATCAAGCCATGGCTGGCTACGGAGTGGACGATTTCGCCGGACGGCAAGAGTTACACGTTCAAGCTTCGCAAGGACGTCAAGTTCCAGGACGGCACGCCGTTCAACGCGGAGGCGGTCAAATACAGCTTTGACCGTATCCTCGACCCGGCGACGAAGGCGGCGAACGCTTCGGCGCTGCTCAAACCTTACCAATCGTCCGAAATCATCGACGACTATACGATCAAGCTGAACCTGGAGACGCCTTCCGTCGCCTTCCTCGGCAATCTGAGCCAAGCGATGCTGGGAATCGTATCGCCGACGGCTGCGAAACAATCCGGCGACCAGTTCGGCAAGAATCCCGTAGGCACCGGTCCGTTCTCGTTCGTGAAGTGGGAAGACAACACGGACATTCAAGTCAAGCGCAACCCGGATTACGCTTGGGCTCCCGAACTGGTGGAGAACAAAGGAGCCGCGCATCTGGATACCATCGATTTCAAAATCATTCCGGAAGAAGCGACGCGCATCGGCAGCGTCCAGAGCGGTCAAGTGAAGGCGATCGAAACGGTGCCGCCGCAAAACGTCGTTTCGCTCAAGAGCGATAACAAGCTCCAAGTGCTTCAGGTCAACACCGCCGGCCTGCCGTACACGCTGTTCTTCAACCAGACCGCGGCGCATGCGCCATGGAACGAGTTGAAGGCAAGGCAAGCCGTCCAGTACGCCGTGGATATCGATTCGATCGTGAAGAGCCTGTACCTCGGCACGTACCAACGCGCTTGGTCGCCTTTATCGCCTAATACGTTCGGTTACGATCCGTCGCTGGAGAACGGCATCAAGCCGGACCTCGACAAAGCGAACCAACTGCTGGACGAACTGGGCTGGACCAAGGGATCGGACGGCATTCGCGAGAAGGACGGCAAGAAGCTCACGCTCCATTACGTAGACGGCTCGCCGAACCGGGAGAAACGCAATGACATCGCCGCGATCATTCAGCAGCAATTGAAGAAAGTCGGCATCGACGTTCAGGTCGAGATTACCAAAGACGTTGCGACCGTGGTTTACACGAACTGGGCTTACGATCTGTACGGCAACAGCCAAGTGAATTCGGATCCTGCCGCACTCAATTCGTTCTATCATACGACGGCTCCGGATGCCCGTCCGTCGCTCAGCCATCTCGCCGATCCGGCGCTCGACAAGCTGTTGGAGCAAGGAGCCATTGAATCGGATCCCGCTAAACGCAAAGAGATTTACGTGAAAGTCCAGCATGCGATTATCGACAACGCCGCTATCCTGCCGATCTACGTGTTCCCTTACACCGTAGCGGCTACGAAAGACCTGTCCGGCCTGAAATTCGATTCGCTCGGTTACCCGCTGTTCAATGACGCATCGCTCGCCCAGAAATAA
- a CDS encoding ABC transporter permease has translation MLKIIAVRLLSSVGVVAGSSILVFCILYVLPGDVVMNMIDPSSMSPEAIANLRHQLGVDRPFYEQLLHYFNAMLHGDFGHSLVNSEPVLPKIMAHFPATLELTAAASAIAILVGVVLGVLSAIHRNKPIDIAARIIGLFGISMPTFWSGILMILIFSVTLGWLPAMGSDGWKTLVLPALTLGLLGAGFIVRMVRNSMLEVLGEPFITTLRAKGLLERSVMYRHALRNALIPAVTMMGILVGEMLAGTVVIETVFSRQGIGRIISDAIMSKDLPVVQGVVLFTAIVYVAINALVDISYSYIDPRVRRLQH, from the coding sequence ATGCTCAAAATCATAGCGGTTCGCTTGCTCAGTTCCGTGGGCGTCGTGGCCGGCTCGTCGATCTTGGTGTTCTGCATCCTGTACGTGCTGCCAGGGGATGTCGTGATGAACATGATCGACCCGAGCTCGATGAGCCCGGAGGCGATCGCCAACCTCCGGCACCAGCTAGGCGTCGACCGGCCCTTCTATGAACAGCTGCTGCATTATTTCAACGCGATGCTGCATGGCGATTTCGGGCATTCGCTCGTGAACTCGGAGCCGGTCCTGCCGAAAATCATGGCTCATTTCCCGGCTACGCTCGAGCTGACGGCCGCTGCCTCGGCGATTGCCATTCTCGTCGGGGTGGTGCTGGGCGTGCTGTCGGCCATTCATCGGAATAAACCGATCGATATCGCGGCCAGGATCATCGGCTTGTTCGGCATCTCGATGCCGACCTTCTGGTCGGGCATTCTGATGATTCTCATCTTCTCGGTTACGCTCGGGTGGCTTCCCGCGATGGGCTCGGACGGTTGGAAAACGCTGGTTCTTCCCGCGCTTACGCTCGGTCTGCTCGGTGCGGGCTTCATTGTCCGGATGGTCCGCAATTCGATGCTCGAGGTGCTGGGCGAGCCGTTTATTACGACGCTGCGCGCCAAAGGGTTGTTGGAGAGGTCCGTTATGTATCGTCATGCGCTGCGCAACGCGCTCATTCCGGCGGTCACGATGATGGGCATTCTCGTCGGCGAAATGCTGGCCGGCACGGTAGTCATCGAAACGGTGTTCTCGCGGCAGGGCATCGGGCGGATCATCTCGGATGCCATTATGTCGAAGGATTTGCCGGTCGTGCAGGGCGTCGTCCTGTTCACGGCCATCGTCTACGTCGCCATTAACGCCCTGGTCGACATCTCGTATTCGTACATCGATCCGCGGGTTAGACGCCTGCAGCATTAA
- a CDS encoding ABC transporter permease, with translation MREAASVKTVWRTKAASSAFRRRMPKVSVTRLMVYAASLVVLFLIACALVPQWIAPYSPTDMQADRILLPPGAAHWFGTDYFGRDIFSVVVHGTRESLFIGFASVIVGGLAGTLIGASAGYFGGWVDGVLMRVIDVFMTIPGVLLALAVAAVLGPGLWNLILAVALASIPNYARIMRGQILSVKNRPFILASRSIGASELPIFFKHVLPNSLSPLLVMACIGVGTSILTGSGLSFLGLGVIKEIPDWGALLSQGRGYLTVAWWICTFPGLAITLFVLSVNVIGDELRDALDPRKRRA, from the coding sequence ATGAGGGAAGCCGCCTCGGTTAAAACGGTATGGCGAACGAAAGCCGCTTCCTCGGCCTTTCGGCGCAGGATGCCGAAGGTGTCCGTTACGCGGTTGATGGTCTACGCCGCAAGCTTGGTCGTCCTGTTTCTGATTGCCTGCGCGCTCGTGCCGCAGTGGATCGCCCCCTATTCGCCCACGGATATGCAGGCGGACCGGATTCTGCTGCCGCCAGGGGCTGCCCATTGGTTCGGCACCGATTATTTCGGACGCGACATCTTCAGCGTCGTCGTGCACGGAACGCGGGAATCGTTGTTCATCGGCTTCGCTTCGGTCATCGTCGGCGGTTTGGCCGGGACGCTGATCGGCGCATCGGCCGGCTACTTCGGCGGATGGGTGGACGGCGTTCTGATGCGAGTCATCGACGTGTTCATGACGATTCCGGGCGTCCTGCTTGCGCTCGCGGTTGCCGCGGTGCTCGGACCCGGCCTATGGAACTTGATTTTGGCGGTTGCGCTGGCATCGATTCCGAACTACGCCAGAATCATGCGCGGGCAAATTCTCAGCGTCAAGAACCGGCCGTTCATTCTGGCCTCCCGTTCCATCGGCGCTTCGGAGTTGCCGATCTTCTTCAAGCATGTGCTGCCGAATTCGTTGTCGCCGCTGCTCGTCATGGCTTGCATCGGCGTAGGAACTTCGATTTTGACCGGCTCGGGCTTAAGCTTTCTCGGGCTAGGCGTAATCAAGGAAATTCCGGATTGGGGCGCGCTATTGTCTCAAGGAAGAGGATACTTAACGGTTGCTTGGTGGATCTGCACGTTTCCCGGGCTCGCGATCACGTTGTTCGTCTTGTCCGTCAACGTCATCGGCGACGAGCTGCGCGATGCGCTCGATCCGAGGAAGCGCCGTGCATAG
- a CDS encoding ABC transporter ATP-binding protein, whose amino-acid sequence MSQLLDIERVSVEFANGRGVLEAISDVSFSIKAGETVCLVGESGSGKTVTSKAVMRLIDDENGRISAGAIHLNGVDIAALPDQALRSLRGKKMAMVFQEPMSAFDPVFSIGRQIVETIRRHDRSRTQSEARQRAVDLLRRVGIPEPELRMKQYPNELSGGMLQRAMIAMALSCQPELLIADEPTTALDVTIQAQILQLLQELKSEFNMAILLITHDLGVAAAIADRIVVMYAGQVVEQASAADLFAEPHHPYTMGLLQSITTMDSDRSQKLFTIPGSIPSLADLPAGCRFHPRCPFATEKCLNEAPPLHDRGERQAACWHVEQFVADPMERQPAQEAEAAFHAEWSGEAASASASPDAPASPAASAGALMEPEPEQGVARASLEASGMAAALAPAPAESVADSLIELRHVTKHYPFDRSIFSWTKKAVQAVDDVSFAIRKGETFGLVGESGSGKSTLGRVLLQLEKPTSGSVIFEGRELGALTSAGLREERKHMQMIFQDPYGSVDPRWKVGDIVGEPFSVHGKLSAGEKREAVQELLQLVGLNPTAYDRFPHEFSGGQRQRIGIARAIALRPKFLLADEAVSALDVSVQAQIVNLLQDLRQRLNLTSLFIGHGLNIVRYVSDRIGVMYLGKLVEIAPSEQLFRRPAHHYTRALIASIPVPVPDRHRELSALHGEIPSPANPPSGCRFRTRCPAATARCAAEQPEMREIDRGHFVACHDPLDQVLNIEAGRRPVSADWRI is encoded by the coding sequence GTGAGTCAATTGTTGGACATAGAGCGCGTCAGCGTGGAATTCGCTAATGGCCGAGGCGTACTGGAAGCGATCAGCGACGTGAGCTTCTCGATCAAAGCCGGCGAAACCGTATGCCTGGTCGGGGAGTCGGGGAGCGGGAAGACGGTCACTTCCAAAGCCGTCATGCGTCTGATCGACGACGAGAACGGCAGAATCAGCGCGGGCGCAATCCATCTGAACGGCGTCGATATCGCCGCGCTGCCGGATCAGGCGCTCCGGTCGCTGCGCGGGAAGAAGATGGCGATGGTGTTCCAGGAGCCGATGTCGGCGTTCGATCCGGTGTTTTCGATCGGCCGGCAGATCGTCGAAACCATACGGCGCCATGACCGGAGCAGGACGCAGAGCGAAGCCCGGCAGCGGGCGGTGGATCTGCTGCGGCGCGTCGGCATACCCGAGCCGGAGCTCCGGATGAAGCAATATCCGAACGAGTTGTCGGGCGGGATGCTGCAGCGGGCGATGATCGCCATGGCCTTAAGCTGCCAGCCCGAGCTGCTCATTGCCGACGAACCGACAACGGCGCTCGACGTGACGATTCAGGCGCAGATCCTGCAGCTGCTGCAGGAATTGAAGAGCGAGTTCAACATGGCGATTCTGCTCATTACCCATGATCTCGGCGTCGCGGCTGCCATCGCCGACCGCATCGTGGTGATGTACGCGGGACAAGTGGTGGAACAGGCCTCCGCCGCGGACTTGTTCGCCGAGCCTCATCACCCATACACGATGGGCCTGCTGCAGTCGATCACGACGATGGACAGCGACCGCTCGCAAAAGCTGTTCACGATTCCGGGCTCGATTCCGAGCTTGGCCGATTTGCCTGCGGGCTGCCGCTTCCATCCCCGCTGTCCGTTTGCCACGGAGAAATGCTTGAACGAGGCGCCGCCGCTGCACGATCGGGGCGAGAGACAAGCGGCTTGCTGGCATGTTGAACAGTTTGTCGCCGACCCAATGGAGCGGCAGCCTGCGCAGGAGGCCGAGGCCGCATTCCATGCTGAATGGTCTGGGGAAGCAGCTTCCGCATCGGCTTCGCCAGATGCGCCGGCTTCGCCGGCTGCGTCGGCAGGGGCGCTCATGGAGCCGGAGCCGGAACAAGGCGTGGCTCGGGCCTCGTTAGAGGCATCGGGAATGGCGGCAGCCCTGGCGCCCGCGCCCGCGGAATCAGTCGCGGATAGCCTGATCGAACTGCGGCATGTGACCAAGCATTACCCCTTTGACCGTTCGATTTTCTCATGGACGAAGAAGGCGGTTCAGGCTGTCGACGACGTCTCGTTCGCGATCCGAAAAGGCGAAACGTTCGGACTGGTAGGCGAGTCGGGCAGCGGCAAGTCGACGCTCGGCCGGGTGCTGCTTCAGCTCGAGAAGCCGACTTCGGGCTCTGTCATATTCGAGGGCAGGGAGCTGGGAGCGCTGACTTCGGCCGGCTTGCGGGAGGAGCGCAAGCATATGCAAATGATCTTCCAGGATCCGTACGGTTCCGTCGATCCGCGCTGGAAAGTCGGCGATATCGTCGGCGAGCCGTTCTCCGTGCATGGCAAGCTGAGCGCGGGGGAGAAACGGGAGGCCGTTCAGGAGCTGCTGCAGCTGGTCGGCTTGAATCCGACCGCTTACGATCGCTTCCCCCATGAATTCTCGGGCGGACAGCGGCAGCGGATCGGCATCGCCAGGGCAATCGCGCTCCGGCCGAAATTTCTGCTGGCGGACGAGGCGGTATCGGCGCTGGACGTCTCGGTTCAGGCGCAGATCGTCAACCTGCTTCAGGATCTCAGGCAGCGTCTGAATTTGACCTCTCTGTTTATCGGGCACGGACTGAATATCGTACGGTACGTATCCGATCGCATTGGCGTGATGTATCTGGGGAAATTGGTCGAGATCGCGCCCAGCGAGCAGTTATTCAGGCGGCCGGCGCATCATTACACGAGAGCGCTTATCGCGTCGATTCCAGTTCCCGTCCCGGATCGGCATCGGGAGCTGTCCGCCCTTCATGGAGAAATTCCGTCGCCGGCGAATCCGCCTTCCGGCTGCCGGTTTCGTACCCGCTGCCCGGCCGCGACCGCCAGATGCGCGGCGGAACAGCCTGAAATGCGCGAAATCGACCGCGGCCATTTCGTTGCCTGCCACGATCCATTGGATCAAGTGCTGAATATCGAGGCCGGCCGGCGCCCCGTTTCCGCCGATTGGCGGATATAA
- a CDS encoding LLM class flavin-dependent oxidoreductase: protein MGTKRQIKLGAILHGVGGNISGWRHPDAVTDASVNFELYKQWTQKAEAGKFDFVFIADGLYITEKSIPHFLNRFEPLTILSALAGVSSKIGLVGTLSTSYSEPFTVSRQFASLDMISRGRAGWNVVTSPLEGSALNFGKTEQQHPAHSERYRIADEYLEVATGLWNSWEEDAFVRNKETGVFFDPAKMHTLDHKGSYFSVKGPLNIARSKQGETVIFQAGASESGKQFAAKWANAIFTGQESAEEAKLYYDDVKGRAAALGRNPEEIVIMPGIGPIIGRTQEEAERKYEAIANLVSIDKALDFLGRFYEYHDFTQYALDEPFPELGELGRNSFRSATDRMKERAKEEGLTLRQVALQVATPKPTFLGTPESVADKLQAWFEAGAADGFIVGSAAPNGLEEFVDHVVPILQARGLFREEYEADTLRGNLGLPTPVNRHAAALSNR from the coding sequence ATGGGAACGAAGAGACAGATCAAGCTGGGGGCGATTTTGCACGGTGTCGGAGGCAATATCTCCGGATGGCGGCATCCGGATGCCGTTACGGATGCGAGCGTGAACTTTGAGCTCTACAAGCAATGGACGCAGAAGGCGGAGGCAGGCAAGTTCGATTTCGTCTTCATCGCCGACGGGTTGTACATTACGGAGAAATCGATTCCGCATTTCTTGAATCGTTTCGAGCCGTTAACGATCTTGAGCGCGCTGGCTGGCGTCAGTTCGAAAATCGGGCTGGTCGGCACCTTGTCGACTTCTTACAGCGAGCCGTTCACGGTTTCCCGCCAATTCGCGTCCCTGGATATGATCAGCCGGGGAAGGGCGGGCTGGAATGTCGTGACATCGCCGCTGGAAGGCTCTGCCCTTAACTTCGGCAAGACGGAGCAGCAGCATCCCGCCCATTCCGAGCGCTACCGGATCGCGGACGAATATCTGGAAGTCGCGACAGGCTTGTGGAACTCATGGGAGGAAGACGCATTCGTGCGAAATAAGGAGACCGGCGTCTTCTTCGACCCGGCGAAAATGCATACGCTGGACCATAAAGGAAGTTACTTCTCGGTCAAAGGGCCGCTCAATATCGCAAGATCCAAGCAGGGAGAGACGGTTATTTTCCAAGCGGGGGCATCGGAATCCGGGAAGCAATTCGCGGCTAAATGGGCGAACGCCATCTTCACCGGGCAAGAATCGGCGGAAGAGGCGAAATTGTATTATGACGATGTGAAAGGCCGGGCCGCGGCGCTGGGCAGGAACCCGGAGGAAATCGTCATCATGCCGGGAATCGGACCGATCATCGGCCGCACGCAGGAAGAAGCGGAACGCAAATACGAAGCGATCGCCAATCTGGTTTCGATCGACAAGGCGCTGGATTTCCTGGGGCGCTTCTACGAGTATCACGACTTCACCCAATATGCGCTTGACGAACCGTTCCCGGAGCTTGGCGAGCTTGGACGGAACAGCTTCCGGAGCGCGACGGACCGCATGAAAGAACGGGCAAAAGAAGAAGGGCTGACGCTTCGTCAGGTCGCGCTGCAAGTGGCGACGCCGAAGCCGACGTTCCTCGGGACGCCGGAGTCGGTCGCCGACAAGCTGCAGGCTTGGTTCGAGGCCGGAGCGGCAGACGGGTTCATCGTCGGGTCGGCTGCGCCGAACGGGCTGGAGGAATTCGTGGACCACGTAGTGCCGATTCTGCAAGCCCGCGGCTTATTCCGCGAGGAATACGAGGCCGACACGCTGCGCGGCAATTTGGGTCTCCCGACCCCGGTTAACCGCCATGCTGCGGCATTGTCGAACCGTTGA
- a CDS encoding GNAT family N-acetyltransferase, whose amino-acid sequence MNIEAVFGSFPAIQTERLNLRQLQTKDAEDLYSFWADAKVTRYLDWDGPGSVEDSGQLIESWNQAYQERRLLPWGISYRQQSELLGTITLMPTRGTFEESRYPLVMGYDLTPKQWNQGIMSEALNGVLDFTRRSLRPYRIQAEVSPENTASLKLLKKLGFQQEGVLRSYLMHEVTHKLLDIAVMALLCN is encoded by the coding sequence GTGAATATCGAGGCGGTGTTTGGTTCTTTTCCGGCTATCCAGACCGAACGGCTGAACTTGCGGCAGCTGCAGACGAAGGATGCGGAGGACCTGTATTCATTTTGGGCCGATGCGAAGGTGACCCGATATTTGGATTGGGACGGTCCGGGCTCCGTAGAGGATTCCGGCCAGTTGATCGAGTCATGGAACCAGGCGTATCAGGAACGCAGGCTCCTGCCCTGGGGAATTTCTTATCGGCAGCAATCGGAGCTTCTGGGCACGATTACGCTTATGCCGACGCGGGGGACTTTCGAAGAATCCCGCTATCCGCTTGTGATGGGCTATGACTTGACCCCGAAGCAATGGAATCAGGGCATTATGTCCGAAGCCTTGAATGGCGTGCTGGATTTTACGAGGCGTTCGCTTCGCCCGTACCGTATCCAAGCCGAGGTTTCCCCGGAAAATACGGCTTCGCTCAAGCTGCTGAAGAAGCTCGGCTTCCAGCAGGAAGGCGTACTGCGTTCCTATCTCATGCATGAGGTGACGCATAAGCTGCTGGACATCGCGGTGATGGCATTGCTTTGCAATTGA
- a CDS encoding sugar phosphate isomerase/epimerase family protein — MSYLSLSTWSLHRNLGPLRWTQWDADTRTHVSVETPQPELMKLVDLPAFLAKEGFGALEIGHFHFPSTDDSYLAELRGAFEQAGISFDTVLLDYGDLSTADEVRRQADIGYIRQWIDIAQKAGAKNIRVVAGESEPTDEAALARSIAGLKELHAYGQSRSVRVITENFKPLTSTAANCLAIIEAFDGKLNIVDDFGNFKGETKYEQLAAILPYAVSIHAKAQYDENGIADAEEYTRCLELLKEGSYNGAISLIYDGPGDMWEGINRVRRIVEAYL, encoded by the coding sequence ATGAGTTACCTGTCCCTAAGCACCTGGAGTTTGCACCGCAATCTTGGCCCCCTGCGCTGGACGCAGTGGGATGCCGATACCCGTACCCATGTTTCCGTTGAAACTCCGCAGCCGGAACTGATGAAGCTTGTCGACCTGCCGGCTTTTCTAGCCAAAGAAGGCTTCGGCGCGCTGGAAATCGGCCATTTCCATTTCCCGTCCACGGACGATAGCTATCTGGCCGAGCTGCGCGGCGCATTCGAGCAAGCGGGCATTTCGTTCGATACCGTCCTGCTCGATTACGGCGACCTTTCCACCGCGGACGAAGTCCGCAGACAAGCCGACATCGGGTATATTCGCCAATGGATCGACATTGCCCAGAAAGCCGGCGCGAAGAATATTCGCGTCGTCGCTGGCGAAAGCGAACCGACAGACGAGGCTGCTCTCGCCCGTTCCATCGCGGGCCTGAAAGAGCTGCACGCCTACGGGCAAAGCCGCAGCGTCCGCGTGATCACGGAAAACTTCAAACCGCTGACGTCCACGGCCGCGAACTGCTTAGCGATCATCGAGGCGTTCGACGGGAAGCTGAACATCGTCGACGATTTCGGCAACTTCAAAGGCGAAACCAAATACGAGCAGCTTGCCGCCATTCTCCCGTACGCCGTCTCCATTCATGCCAAGGCGCAATACGACGAGAACGGCATTGCCGATGCCGAAGAGTATACCCGCTGCCTGGAACTGCTGAAGGAAGGCAGCTACAACGGCGCGATTTCCCTCATTTACGACGGGCCTGGCGACATGTGGGAAGGCATTAACCGCGTGCGCCGCATCGTGGAGGCTTATTTGTAA
- a CDS encoding NAD-dependent epimerase/dehydratase family protein, which produces MRIVILGGTGTISTSIVRLLLQQGHDVTCYNRGQSGRELPNGVRVIHGDRGDRETFERVMQEEQFDAAIDMISFGPEDARSSLRAFRGVKHFVQCSTVCTYGVDYDWLPVTEDHPLRPTTGYGRGKVEADTVLMEAYYREGFPVTIMKPSTTYSSQSGILRQVAWDFNWIDRIMKGKPLLVCGDGKALHSFLHADDAAKAFAGVLGKTHCIGQTYNVVPRGFTTWEQHHKLAMQVLGREVELVGVSLETLKSTDAERFSICDEIFAHNVIYSPDKLMRDVPEFVPTVSLAEGMRQAFAAMVAEGRIPNSDDAAWEDEIIEAQREAFAKLANK; this is translated from the coding sequence ATGAGAATCGTTATTCTTGGCGGTACCGGCACCATCAGCACAAGTATCGTGCGGCTCCTGCTGCAGCAGGGGCATGATGTAACTTGTTACAACCGCGGTCAAAGCGGCAGGGAATTGCCGAACGGCGTACGAGTCATTCACGGCGACCGCGGTGACCGCGAAACGTTCGAACGCGTCATGCAGGAGGAACAGTTCGATGCCGCGATCGACATGATCAGCTTCGGCCCCGAAGATGCCCGGAGCAGCCTTCGCGCCTTCCGCGGCGTCAAACATTTCGTGCAGTGCTCCACCGTCTGCACGTACGGCGTCGACTACGACTGGCTGCCCGTGACGGAAGACCACCCGCTTCGTCCGACGACCGGTTACGGCCGAGGCAAAGTCGAAGCGGACACCGTGCTCATGGAGGCTTATTACCGGGAAGGCTTCCCGGTTACGATAATGAAGCCATCGACCACGTACAGCTCGCAAAGCGGCATCCTGCGCCAAGTCGCGTGGGATTTCAACTGGATCGACCGCATCATGAAAGGCAAGCCGCTGCTCGTCTGCGGCGACGGCAAGGCGCTGCATTCGTTCCTCCACGCGGACGACGCGGCCAAAGCGTTCGCCGGCGTGCTCGGCAAAACGCACTGCATCGGCCAAACCTACAACGTCGTGCCGCGCGGCTTTACGACATGGGAGCAGCATCACAAGCTTGCCATGCAGGTGCTCGGCCGCGAAGTGGAGCTCGTCGGCGTTTCGCTCGAGACGCTCAAATCCACCGACGCGGAACGATTTAGCATTTGTGACGAGATCTTCGCGCACAACGTCATCTACAGTCCCGATAAATTGATGCGGGACGTGCCGGAATTCGTGCCGACGGTCTCGCTTGCGGAAGGCATGCGCCAGGCATTCGCCGCGATGGTGGCCGAAGGCCGGATTCCGAACTCGGACGATGCGGCGTGGGAGGACGAAATCATCGAAGCGCAGCGCGAAGCATTCGCGAAGCTTGCGAACAAATAA
- a CDS encoding phytanoyl-CoA dioxygenase family protein yields MKLNVLSKTEIEQFMELGWIRLEEAIPRKQALAAADFLWDKVEEQGAIRHDPATWTKPMIRLNEDYDTPEFRACNTERLWGAIEDLIGADRAINRANAGWGYWVMNFSVGANRPWSLPTGGWHQDGSHFRHFIDSGDQGLLQLAFFSEVGSHGGAPLVIEGSHNVVARVLKQHPEGLDVFDAMRLEFQHPWIAGITDPPVDESRSAEEVAQDRIERYMNADYTDPEGYRMKVVEATGTVGDVILAHPFLIHNSSQNHLGIPRFLMTKTVPLKERMNLNRPDAADYSPLELSTVRAMG; encoded by the coding sequence ATGAAGCTGAACGTATTGTCCAAAACGGAAATCGAGCAATTCATGGAGCTGGGCTGGATTCGGCTGGAAGAGGCCATTCCGCGCAAGCAGGCACTGGCCGCGGCCGATTTTTTGTGGGATAAGGTAGAGGAGCAAGGTGCGATTCGCCATGATCCTGCCACCTGGACGAAGCCGATGATCCGACTGAACGAGGATTACGACACGCCGGAATTTCGGGCATGCAACACGGAGCGGCTGTGGGGAGCCATTGAGGACTTGATCGGCGCCGATCGGGCAATTAACCGGGCGAATGCCGGCTGGGGCTATTGGGTCATGAACTTTTCGGTCGGCGCCAATCGTCCTTGGAGCCTGCCGACGGGCGGATGGCATCAAGACGGCTCGCATTTCCGCCATTTTATCGACAGCGGCGATCAAGGGCTGCTGCAGCTGGCTTTCTTCTCGGAGGTTGGCTCCCATGGCGGGGCGCCTCTCGTGATCGAAGGGTCGCATAACGTCGTGGCCAGAGTGTTGAAGCAGCATCCGGAAGGGCTGGATGTATTCGATGCGATGCGCCTGGAGTTTCAACATCCGTGGATTGCGGGCATTACCGATCCGCCGGTCGACGAGTCGAGAAGCGCGGAAGAAGTGGCCCAAGATCGTATCGAGCGCTACATGAACGCGGACTATACGGACCCCGAGGGATACCGAATGAAGGTTGTGGAAGCTACCGGCACCGTGGGAGACGTGATTTTGGCGCATCCGTTCCTTATTCATAACTCTTCCCAGAACCATCTTGGCATTCCTCGGTTCTTGATGACGAAGACGGTTCCGCTCAAGGAACGGATGAATCTCAATCGCCCGGACGCGGCCGACTATTCACCGTTGGAGTTAAGTACCGTTCGAGCCATGGGCTAG